A window of the Trichoderma asperellum chromosome 4, complete sequence genome harbors these coding sequences:
- a CDS encoding uncharacterized protein (TransMembrane:2 (i565-584o1047-1068i)) has product MSRGKKRKRGTDSASDTQTSASSKNYTPVKKDLLLLHYPHVRTLRQHMLASLPDTSKVRRKKISALGTSVEASEIEVQLAHVLDTALVGSSQPIPRSDSEENTWQQWLSFSQKGDESYVTISNGIASSIANQSEILDFVIWLLFSRERTGSWPKHLLCDGFRRSARDDQSARSTIPGVYSLYPNFHVKALRERPWPHLLALLGQAGEKVMINLLSECSVFLKVDSGLDNYFQLTGIPLSELDAGMSNLNSKPQIRKPTEITLVRSRIFYAKPATTAKGLVHAGFKHIHALNRYPYIREITDTRENCQDSLNIRRQNEVHTTKLMMHMFPRQFNLHNVFTSATDVNQTAQKFHDYTFREDEINKSMRAAKRSAERALPKLPKRLRGTTRDLVRRLQIVHARCSYFELLRYHCPTFLDESRGNKNRAGDGKMSTASIPTQGQATQAESFTKRQAQRHHANTSPLPEYKSVVELACPTACVSAFCQAVLSKIIPDKFWGCEKDCHNKVVFLRKVDHFIKLRRFEMISLHEIVQEFKVTELAWLEPPGCQGQKTSQTDMDKRYEIFHEFLYYVFDSLLIPLIRSNFYVTESNTHRFQVFYFRHDVWRLVAEPSMSSLKEGMFEEIKLKEATRILDSRRLGFSQLRLLPKGTKLRPIMNLRRRQMMDSKRARLLGPSINSLLKPIHAALKLETLMNPSKLGSALFAVGDIYERLKAFKDSLMRNSHQTFYFAKLDVKAAFDTIPQSSVLKLMRSVPSQSRYVITKHAEVKPGERLGLTDGKSASKPVRRWHSTAIVQGEPTSFLDRLESGLGSKKKNTVFVDSAAFQTHDTRGLLALLSEHVGRNIVKIGKKYYRQKKGIPQGSVLSTFLCNYFYADLEAQHLDFLDGPDSLLLRLVDDFLLITLDKAKAVQFVETMHQGVPDYGVEVGHDKTLVNFDMDVDGEVVRKLSKGAKFPYCGTFIDCKTLEITKDRGSGKDIDISASITVDFGRCPGQNFQRKVLNSFKYQSHLMFFDTEHNSVETVISSLHGAFSETALKMWAYIRCLSTATQLTASLIISTIKKVADIAFLILTSKWRKRRFEKYACEIRKAQVIATGYSAFLDVLRRRQTGYSEVITWLREETTRLATAR; this is encoded by the exons ATGTCTCGTGGCAAGAAAAGGAAGCGTGGCACAGACAGCGCGTCAGACACTCAAACCTCTGCTTCATCTAAAAACTATACGCCTGTAAAAAAGGatttgttgctgctgcactaCCCTCATGTACGCACGCTGAGGCAGCATATGCTCGCAAGCCTCCCGGATACCTCAAAGGTCAGACGAAAGAAGATTTCGGCCTTGGGGACAAGCGTGGAGGCCAGCGAAATAGAAGTGCAGCTTGCCCATGTGCTCGACACTGCTTTGGTCGGTAGCAGCCAGCCAATCCCAAGATCCGACTCAGAGGAAAACACATGGCAACAATGGCTATCCTTTTCTCAGAAGGGGGATGAATCTTATGTGACTATATCTAACGGAATTGCTTCATCGATTGCTAATCAATCTGAG ATTCTGGACTTTGTCATCTGGCTGCTCTTTTCCAGAGAGAGGACTGGATCATGGCCCAAACACCTGCTTTGTGATGGCTTCCGTAGAAGTGCCAGAGATGATCAATCCGCTCGATCAACCATCCCCGGAGTATACAGCCTCTATCCCAATTTCCATGTCAAGGCACTGAGAGAGAGGCCGTGGCCGCACCTTCTGGCTCTGCTTGGCCAGGCCGGCGAAAAAGTAATGATCAACCTGCTATCTGAGTGCTCTGTGTTCCTCAAGGTTGATTCAGGCTTAGACAACTACTTTCAGCTGACCG GTATTCCCTTGTCTGAGCTGGATGCTGGAATGTCAAATCTCAATTCGAAGCCCCAGATACGCAAACCAACGGAAATTACTCTTGTTCGCAGCAGGATATTCTACGCAAAGCCGGCAACTACCGCCAAAGGCCTAGTCCATGCAGGCTTCAAGCACATCC ATGCCCTTAATCGTTACCCTTATATTCGTGAGATTACAGATACCAGGGAGAATTGCCAAGATTCTCTAAATATTCGACGGCAAAACGAGGTACACACAACTAAACTTATGATGCATATGTTTCCGCGTCAATTTAACCTACACAATGTCTTCACTTCTGCAACCGATGTGAACCAAACAGCTCAGAAGTTTCATGATTATACATTTCGTGAGGATGAAATCAATAAAAGTATGAGAGCCGCTAAACGGTCAGCTGAGAGGGCATTGCCTAAATTACCCAAGCGATTAAGGGGCACAACAAGAGACCTCGTACGACGATTGCAAATTGTTCATGCGCGATGTTCTTATTTTGAACTGCTTAGATACCATTGCCCGACGTTCCTAGATGAATCTCGCGGAAATAAGAACAgggctggagatgggaaaATGTCGACAGCTTCTATCCCAACCCAGGGCCAGGCAACCCAAGCAGAATCTTTCACCAAACGACAAGCTCAGAGGCATCACGCAAATACGTCGCCACTTCCTGAATACAAATCTGTTGTGGAATTAGCATGCCCAACAGCATGTGTTTCTGCATTTTGTCAGGCTGTCCTTTCAAAGATAATCCCAGACAAATTCTGGGGCTGTGAGAAGGACTGTCATAACAAAGTCGTGTTTCTTCGCAAAGTAGACCATTTTATCAAGCTACGACGCTTCGAAATGATCTCATTGCATGAGATTGTGCAAGAATTCAAG GTCACCGAGCTTGCTTGGCTTGAGCCCCCCGGTTGTCAAGGCCAGAAAACTAGCCAGACGGACATGGACAAACGTTACGAAATATTTCATGAGTTTCTTTATTATGTGTTTGATTCCCTTTTGATACCCCTCATTCGCAGCAATTTTTATGTCACCGAGTCCAATACCCATCGTTTCCAGGTTTTTTATTTCCGCCACGATGTCTGGAGGCTAGTCGCAGAACCCTCGATGTCGAGCCTCAAGGAAGGAATGTTTGAGGAGATCAAATTGAAGGAGGCGACGCGAATTCTAGATTCGAGGCGTCTTGGGTTCAGCCAATTGAGGCTGTTACCCAAAGGTACGAAGTTACGTCCCATTATGAATCTCAGACGCAGGCAAATGATGGACAGTAAACGCGCCAGGCTGCTTGGACCCAGTATAAACTCCCTTCTCAAGCCTATTCACGCGGCGCTCAAGCTTGAAACT CTCATGAATCCATCTAAGCTGGGATCGGCCCTTTTTGCAGTTGGTGACATTTACGAGCGTCTTAAGGCGTTCAAAGACTCTTTGATGCGAAACAGCCATCAGACATTCTACTTTGCAAAACTGGACGTCAAGGCTGCCTTTGATACGATACCTCAGTCATCGGTTCTGAAGTTGATGAGGTCGGTTCCCAGCCAGAGTCGATATGTAATAACGAAGCATGCAGAGGTGAAACCAGGAGAGCGATTGGGCCTCACAGATGGGAAGAGCGCATCCAAACCTGTACGCCGGTGGCATTCCACGGCCATAGTTCAGGGAGAACCGACTTCGTTTCTCGATCGTCTTGAAAGCGGCTTgggaagcaagaagaaaaatacagTGTTTGTCGATAGCGCTGCCTTTCAAACTCACGACACCCGTGGCCTTCTAGCCCTTTTGTCCGAACATGTTGGGCGCAATATCGTCAAAATTGGAAAGAAGTATTATCGACAGAAGAAGGGCATCCCGCAGGGCTCCGTTTTGTCGACATTCCTATGCAATTATTTTTATGCCGATCTCGAAGCTCAGCATCTGGATTTCCTAGATGGTCCAGACAGTCTCTTACTCAGGCTTGTTGACGACTTTTTACTCATCACACtagacaaggccaaggccgttCAGTTTGTCGAGACGATGCACCAGGGGGTGCCTGACTATGGCGTTGAAGTAGGCCACGATAAGACACTCGTGAATTTTGACATGGACGTTGACGGCGAGGTCGTGAGAAAACTCTCCAAGGGAGCGAAATTTCCATACTGCGGTACATTTATCGATTGCAAAACGCTGGAAATTACAAAAGATCGAGGCTCAGGCAAAGATATTG ACATATCGGCTTCCATCACTGTTGACTTTGGCCGATGCCCTGGGCAGAATTTTCAACGTAAAGTGCTCA ACTCGTTTAAATACCAATCTCACCTCATGTTTTTCGATACGGAGCATAATTCAGTCGAGACTGTCATTAGCTCTTTACACGGCGCATTCTCCGAGACTGCGCTGAAGATGTGGGCTTACATACGGTGCTTGTCCACGGCTACCCAACTTACGGCGAGCCTAATTATCA GTACGATTAAGAAAGTCGCAGACATTGCTTTCCTGATCCTCACGAGTAAATGGAGGAAGAGACGGTTCGAAAAGTATGCGTGCGAGATTCGCAAGGCACAGGTTATAGC CACGGGGTATTCAGCCTTTTTGGACGTGCTACGTCGGCGACAGACGGGATATAGCGAGGTGATTACCTGgctgagagaagagacaacTCGACTGGCTACAGCGAGGTAG
- a CDS encoding uncharacterized protein (EggNog:ENOG41~TransMembrane:8 (o53-72i84-104o110-129i287-304o340-364i428-446o466-486i498-515o)), protein MDVLSQASLLSSRRAPDLSNLVEMPTPGLAYAVRTAYADAFRLAVADGRAKPLLIPFCLLAPFVVPALWLAVPHKRRTWFYHTRWPAMAVIIWSNVYHLAYTSSANTACAYAAGLASTWGTMLSMNLLIWTRPQFDAARVVRRVKKNEADDGRMKVAGGGEMHTETRSTGHGGGPETVNGSGNELRARKRISTNGAGKDETRQDEFEYVWEPYPSDGDFLERLAWATDLILCFRFSGWNWSVPTIPRPQIPLQISHGDQVDVDAIPKVSRSGYKRPSTTGEFVRGRLAKIVCFYFVLDFLSVYMKKDPYFILGPDHSGHVALPPHLRNVPSWLLLAYREAFSLLGVYAAIEAVFGLSDLVQYWLASRFYPSRGALWQFASTFGSFEQVLARGLAGWWGGWWHQTFRMQFAAPATYLVREGHLKRGTQLAAVATMLASFLQSGLLHASGSFTSTPRTKPWRAPAFFFLQMVGILLQQWTARLVMLYMPLRLPQFVSRTVNLFFTLTWLFYTAPLFMDDCSSTGLWLVEPVPASPLLFLGFGNEGDHWWRWDRDHLPRLYLGETWWQSGIAL, encoded by the exons ATGGATGTGCTCTCACAAGCATCGTTGCTCTCTTCGCGCCGAGCGCCCGATCTCAGCAACCTCGTCGAAATGCCCACACCCGGACTCGCCTACGCCGTACGGACGGCCTACGCCGACGCCTTCAGACTCGCCGTCGCCGACGGCCGCGCAAAGCCTCTGCTGATACCCTTCTGCTTGCTGGCCCCGTTTGTCGTGCCCGCGCTGTGGCTGGCCGTCCCGCATAAGCGTCGGACCTGGTTCTACCACACGAGGTGGCCGGCCATGGCCGTGATTATCTGGTCCAACGTCTATCACTTGGCATACACGTCGAGCGCCAATACGGCGTGTGCGTATGCAGCTGGCCTGGCGTCGACGTGGGGCACCATGCTGAGCATGAACCTGCTCATCTGGACGAGGCCGCAATTTGACGCTGCCAGGGTGGTGCGGAGGGTCAAGAAGAATGAGGCTGATGACGGCCGGATGAAAGTggccggtggtggtgagatgCACACCGAAACGAGGTCAACTGGCCATGGTGGAGGGCCTGAGACTGTGAATGGAAGCGGAAATGAGCTTCGAGCCCGGAAAAGGATATCAACCAACGGGGCTGGAAAAGACGAAACGCGGCAGGATGAGTTTGAGTATGTCTGGGAACCTTACCCTTCGGATGGAGACTTCTTGGAGCGGCTGGCATGGGCGACGGATTTGATACTTTGCTTCCGATTTTCTG GTTGGAACTGGTCTGTCCCAACCATTCCCCGGCCTCAAATTCCTCTCCAAATCTCCCACGGAGACCAAGTGGATGTAGATGCCATCCCCAAAGTCAGCAGAAGCGGGTATAAGCGCCCCTCAACCACCGGCGAATTTGTCCGCGGACGCCTCGCCAAGATCGTCTGCTTCTACTTCGTCCTGGACTTTTTATCCGTGTACATGAAGAAGGACCCTTACTTCATTCTCGGACCCGATCACTCAGGCCATGTCGCCCTCCCACCGCATCTACGTAACGTTCCCTCATGGCTCCTCCTCGCGTACAGAGAAGCGTTTTCCCTCCTCGGGGTATACGCCGCCATCGAGGCTGTCTTCGGCCTGTCCGACCTAGTCCAGTACTGGCTCGCCAGCCGCTTCTACCCTTCCCGCGGCGCGCTGTGGCAGTTTGCCTCGACTTTTGGCTCCTTTGAGCAGGTCCTCGCGCGTGGCCTCGCCGGCTGGTGGGGAGGGTGGTGGCACCAGACTTTTCGAATGCAGTTTGCCGCGCCGGCGACGTACCTCGTTCGAGAGGGCCACTTGAAAAGGGGCACGCAGCTGGCCGCCGTCGCAACCATGCTTGCTTCGTTCCTGCAATCGGGCTTGTTGCATGCTTCGGGGAGCTTCACCTCTACGCCTAGGACGAAGCCCTGGAGGGCGCCggccttctttttcctgcAGATGGTGGGtattctgctgcagcagtggACAGCGCGGCTTGTCATGTTATACAtgccgctgcggctgccGCAGTTCGTGTCTCGGACAGTCaatcttttctttactttGACGTGGTTGTTTTATACGGCGCCGCTATTCATGGATGACTGTTCGTCGACGGGGCTCTGGCTTGTTGAGCCGGTTCCAGCATCTCCGCTTCTATTTTTAGGATTTGGTAACGAAGGGGATCATTGGTGGCGTTGGGATCGGGATCATTTGCCCAGGCTGTATCTTGGAGAAACGTGGTGGCAAAGCGGAATAGCATTATAA